In Streptomyces paludis, the genomic stretch CGAGGAATGACCGCCCAACGCAAGGACGACCACGTCCGGCTCGCCGTCGAGCAGCAGCGCCGGCCCGGCGGACACAACCAGTTCGACGACGTGCGGTTCGTCCACCACGCCCTGGCCGGACTCGACCGGGCGGACGTCTCCCTGGCCACCGCCTTCGCCGGACTCTCCTGGCCGGTACCGCTCTACATCAACGCGATGACCGGCGGCAGCGAGATGACCGGCGCCATCAACCGGGACCTGGCCATCGCGGCCCGCGAGACCGGGGTGCCCCTCGCGTCCGGGTCCATGAGCGCCTACTTCAAGGATCCGGGCTGCGCCGGTACGTTCAGTGTGCTGCGCACGGAGAACCCGGCCGGGTTCGTCCTCGCCAACGTCAACGCGACGGCCTCCGTCGACCAGGCGCGCAGAGCCGTCGACCTGATCCGGGCCGATGCCCTCCAGATCCATGTCAACACCGTGCAGGAGACGGTGATGCCGGAGGGCGACCGGTCGTTCTCGTCCTGGGTTCCGGGGATCGGGAAGATCGCGGCCGGTGTCGAGGTCCCCGTCATCGTCAAGGAGGTCGGCTTCGGGCTGAGCCGCGAGACC encodes the following:
- the fni gene encoding type 2 isopentenyl-diphosphate Delta-isomerase; translation: MTAQRKDDHVRLAVEQQRRPGGHNQFDDVRFVHHALAGLDRADVSLATAFAGLSWPVPLYINAMTGGSEMTGAINRDLAIAARETGVPLASGSMSAYFKDPGCAGTFSVLRTENPAGFVLANVNATASVDQARRAVDLIRADALQIHVNTVQETVMPEGDRSFSSWVPGIGKIAAGVEVPVIVKEVGFGLSRETVLLLESLGVRAADLGGRGGTDFGRIENGRREHADYGYLTGWGQSTAACLLDTQDAPIPVLASGGVRTPLDVARALALGASGAGVSGTFLRTLLDDGVTALIARITTWLDQLAALLTLLGARTPAALTHRDLLIHGELRDFCVDRGIDTRPFARRSAGPQHRTGHTR